A single Lolium perenne isolate Kyuss_39 chromosome 6, Kyuss_2.0, whole genome shotgun sequence DNA region contains:
- the LOC127308515 gene encoding uncharacterized protein, with the protein MARLATILSFGDHADDHADVPETEQHEEYREEQDHDEDDDATSVASDDSFEFAFARPLATEGQHSADALADDLFAHGRIIPAYPVFASASASSATAPPSPDTYCAWTPRSAPGSPAREPAAFPKSASTGGQSVPRFRIRDLIGSGAGRRSNSDGKEKFLFIQPSTAKTTTTTPPASAAPAAKKPSSSSQPKTKQSKKKGAAPVTEMDMATAHRLFYSKPAATSATGDKTTTTTKKSYLPYRPAIVGFFAAAHGLRPKHHPY; encoded by the coding sequence ATGGCGCGCCTCGCCACCATCCTCAGCTTCGGCGACCACGCCGACGACCACGCCGACGTTCCGGAGACAGAGCAGCACGAGGAATACAGGGAGGAGCAAGACCACGACGAAGATGACGACGCCACGTCAGTAGCCAGCGACGACAGCTTCGAGTTCGCCTTCGCGAGGCCGCTCGCCACCGAGGGCCAACACTCCGCGGACGCCCTCGCCGACGACCTCTTCGCGCACGGCCGAATCATCCCGGCCTACCCCGTcttcgcctccgcctccgcctcctccgccacggcGCCTCCCTCGCCCGACACCTACTGCGCCTGGACGCCGCGGTCCGCGCCGGGGTCGCCGGCCCGCGAGCCGGCCGCCTTCCCCAAGAGCGCCTCCACGGGCGGCCAGTCCGTGCCGCGCTTCCGCATCCGCGACCTCATCGGCTCCGGCGCCGGGCGCAGGTCAAACAGCGACGGCAAGGAGAAGTTCCTCTTCATCCAGccctccaccgccaagacaacaacaACCACGCCACCCGCCTCCGCGGCGCCCGCGGCCAAGaaaccttcttcttcctcgcagcCAAAGACAAAGCAGAGCAAGAAGAAGGGCGCCGCCCCCGTGACGGAGATGGACATGGCCACCGCGCACAGGCTCTTCTACAGCAAGCCCGCCGCCACCTCCGCTACAGGCGAcaagaccaccaccaccaccaagaaGTCGTACCTGCCCTACCGGCCCGCCATCGTCGGCTTCTTCGCCGCCGCGCACGGCCTCCGCCCAAAGCACCACCCGTACTAG